A single region of the Halorussus gelatinilyticus genome encodes:
- a CDS encoding carboxylate--amine ligase, with protein sequence MGDPHPTTESAVVVPAIDTASSTAAVRSLGRHGIHTIAVSERETPPASSSKYCDEFVTVPDPTRDLQAYEAALFDLARRERVDAILPFRESDVYALSRNRQAFADHVGTPWPALDRLRQAQDRVELFDAAAAAGVGAPETALLDDWDDWDRDVIVKPRYTVHATEYSDRFARSHTQWSSTRYVSPDETPDRDALVAETGHVPIVQEYVPDSDEYGFFALYDEGEALATFQHRERRGWQYSGGPSAYRESVEIPELEASGRRLLDELDWHGVAMVEFLRDPETGEFELMEVNPRFWSSLPFTVQAGVDFPKLYWRRATGRSVERAPDYDAGVAGHLLWGELLHLKSIVADDVALVERPSLAETALAVAGSVVRDRRFDYLSADDFGPFVRDVRNTLGLLAPGASDAADDPDLPERATRPPEPEPVESLSGRVGRAANRPDAARSGGATAERLRSARDHAVESVDDSIPISEQAKSSSD encoded by the coding sequence ATGGGAGACCCCCATCCCACCACCGAGTCTGCGGTGGTCGTCCCCGCCATCGACACGGCGAGTAGCACGGCCGCCGTCCGGTCGCTCGGTCGGCACGGTATCCACACTATCGCGGTTTCGGAACGCGAGACGCCCCCGGCGAGCAGCTCGAAGTATTGCGACGAGTTCGTCACAGTTCCCGACCCGACGCGCGACTTGCAGGCCTACGAAGCGGCGCTCTTCGACCTCGCGCGCCGCGAGCGCGTCGATGCTATCCTGCCGTTCCGAGAGTCGGACGTGTACGCCCTCTCGCGGAACCGCCAGGCGTTCGCCGACCACGTCGGCACGCCGTGGCCCGCCCTCGACCGTCTCCGGCAGGCCCAAGACCGCGTGGAACTGTTCGACGCCGCGGCGGCCGCGGGCGTCGGGGCACCGGAGACGGCGTTGCTCGACGACTGGGACGACTGGGACCGCGACGTCATCGTCAAGCCCCGGTACACGGTCCACGCCACCGAGTACTCCGACCGCTTCGCCCGAAGTCACACCCAGTGGAGTTCGACCCGGTACGTCTCGCCCGACGAGACCCCCGACCGGGACGCGCTGGTCGCCGAGACGGGCCACGTCCCGATAGTCCAGGAGTACGTCCCGGACTCTGACGAGTACGGCTTCTTCGCACTCTACGACGAGGGCGAGGCGCTCGCCACCTTCCAGCACCGCGAGCGTCGCGGGTGGCAGTACTCCGGCGGGCCGAGCGCCTACCGCGAGTCGGTCGAAATCCCGGAATTGGAGGCCTCTGGCCGGCGACTGCTGGACGAACTCGACTGGCACGGGGTTGCGATGGTCGAGTTCCTGCGCGACCCCGAGACCGGGGAGTTCGAACTCATGGAGGTCAACCCCCGGTTCTGGTCGTCACTCCCGTTCACGGTGCAGGCGGGCGTCGATTTCCCGAAACTCTACTGGCGGCGGGCGACCGGTAGGTCCGTCGAGCGCGCGCCCGACTACGACGCGGGCGTCGCCGGCCACCTCCTCTGGGGCGAACTCCTCCACCTGAAGAGCATCGTCGCCGACGACGTCGCGCTGGTCGAACGCCCGTCGCTCGCCGAGACGGCGCTCGCCGTCGCCGGGTCTGTCGTCCGGGACCGCCGGTTCGACTACCTCAGCGCCGACGACTTCGGGCCGTTCGTCCGCGACGTTCGGAACACGCTCGGTCTCCTCGCGCCCGGCGCGAGCGACGCGGCGGACGACCCGGACCTGCCCGAGCGGGCGACCCGTCCGCCGGAACCGGAACCGGTCGAGTCGCTGTCAGGGCGCGTCGGACGGGCGGCGAACCGGCCCGACGCGGCGCGGTCCGGCGGAGCGACGGCGGAGCGACTCCGATCTGCGCGAGACCACGCTGTGGAATCGGTAGACGATTCCATCCCTATCTCAGAGCAAGCGAAATCGTCGTCTGACTGA
- a CDS encoding DUF7096 domain-containing protein, producing MKPTFVVLLAAVGLAVVTGGAAADQSSPVADGTPSVQPVADAGQPGWPGQETTNESDETESDGTDRPDETTSVSPGQQLTGAVGAQGASVQGELLNRSLSGQLANATTPDQRAAVIANETESLSAYLDTLEGVRENLTESWERDELSKGEYRAALTEFVVRARTVERRANRTARAAERLPESARWDHAINATRIWDLGAQARALYQFEDPVARDVVNETLGNGTDRRTLADGRSGNRTV from the coding sequence ATGAAGCCGACGTTCGTCGTCCTCCTCGCCGCGGTCGGACTGGCAGTAGTAACCGGCGGCGCGGCCGCCGACCAGTCGTCGCCGGTCGCCGACGGAACTCCATCGGTACAGCCCGTCGCCGACGCCGGACAACCGGGGTGGCCGGGCCAAGAGACTACTAACGAGAGCGACGAGACGGAGAGCGACGGAACCGACCGACCCGACGAGACGACCAGCGTCTCGCCGGGCCAGCAACTGACCGGCGCGGTCGGCGCGCAGGGCGCGTCCGTGCAGGGCGAACTCCTCAACCGGTCGCTGTCGGGGCAGTTGGCGAACGCGACGACGCCCGACCAGCGCGCCGCGGTCATCGCCAACGAGACCGAGTCGCTTTCGGCGTACCTCGACACCCTCGAAGGCGTTCGGGAGAACCTCACCGAGTCGTGGGAGCGCGACGAACTCTCTAAAGGCGAGTACCGCGCCGCGTTGACCGAGTTCGTCGTCCGCGCCAGAACCGTCGAGCGCCGGGCCAACCGGACCGCGCGGGCCGCCGAGCGACTCCCCGAATCGGCGCGCTGGGACCACGCCATCAACGCGACGCGCATCTGGGACCTCGGTGCGCAGGCTCGCGCGCTCTACCAGTTCGAGGACCCGGTTGCGCGCGACGTGGTCAACGAGACGCTGGGCAACGGGACCGACAGGCGAACCCTCGCCGACGGTCGGTCGGGTAACCGGACGGTGTGA
- a CDS encoding helix-turn-helix transcriptional regulator: MGARQSVALLAAALCLVAAVGTAAGGASAIGGSGTATADFDVAPAALADGSVQSQSQRVTPDTVVLDVTVYGNGTAKWEVVYRTRLDDSQTAAAFRSYKNDVEANSTKYSRQFVGRMNSTIRSAEQTTGREMSGTNYSVRAEIREFPQRYGLVVYSFKWHGFAAVSNGEVRIGDSLSGLILNEKTRLLVKWPEEYDATTVQPRPDSGYEKRENAVIWNGPIEFAGNEPRIVLTAPGGIGPNVPWTLVATGVGGLALVALLAAGGWWLYRDREQREPVPESEDPPEDLLSNEERVLRLLERRGGRIKQRAVVDELGWTEAKTSQVVGSLREQGKIESFRLGRENVLALPTEQQES; the protein is encoded by the coding sequence ATGGGGGCGCGACAGTCCGTAGCGTTGCTCGCCGCGGCCCTCTGTCTGGTGGCCGCGGTCGGCACAGCCGCCGGTGGGGCGTCCGCTATCGGCGGCTCCGGAACAGCGACAGCCGACTTCGACGTCGCTCCGGCCGCACTCGCCGACGGAAGCGTGCAGTCCCAGAGCCAGCGCGTCACGCCGGACACGGTGGTCCTCGACGTGACGGTGTACGGGAACGGCACCGCCAAGTGGGAGGTCGTCTACCGGACGAGACTCGACGACTCCCAGACGGCCGCGGCGTTCAGGAGCTACAAGAACGACGTGGAAGCCAACTCGACGAAGTACAGCCGGCAGTTCGTCGGCCGGATGAACAGCACCATCCGGAGCGCCGAACAGACCACCGGCCGGGAGATGTCGGGGACGAACTACTCGGTCCGGGCCGAGATTCGGGAGTTCCCCCAGCGCTACGGGCTGGTCGTCTACTCCTTCAAGTGGCACGGGTTCGCCGCGGTCTCGAACGGCGAGGTCCGCATCGGCGACTCGCTGTCGGGACTCATCCTCAACGAGAAGACGCGGCTGTTGGTCAAGTGGCCCGAGGAGTACGACGCGACGACCGTCCAACCGCGCCCCGACTCGGGCTACGAGAAGCGCGAGAACGCGGTTATCTGGAACGGTCCCATCGAGTTCGCGGGCAACGAGCCCCGCATCGTGCTGACCGCGCCCGGCGGGATCGGCCCGAACGTCCCGTGGACGCTGGTCGCCACCGGCGTCGGCGGACTCGCGCTCGTCGCACTCCTCGCGGCCGGCGGCTGGTGGCTCTACCGGGACCGCGAGCAACGCGAACCGGTACCGGAGAGCGAGGACCCGCCGGAGGACCTGCTGAGTAACGAGGAGCGCGTCCTGCGACTGCTCGAACGCCGCGGCGGGCGCATCAAACAGCGCGCGGTCGTGGACGAACTCGGCTGGACCGAGGCCAAGACGAGCCAAGTCGTCGGGAGCCTGCGCGAACAAGGCAAGATAGAGAGCTTCCGGCTCGGTAGGGAGAACGTACTCGCACTGCCGACCGAGCAACAGGAGTCCTGA
- a CDS encoding HalOD1 output domain-containing protein: MSKTETHTVDAIEYESETPLRMQADWSGTETLDSAVTCAISRATGVSVTELAPLYEYMDPDALHEFVASMRDRETQTSITFQYEGHDVTVRADGEILVWPAR, encoded by the coding sequence ATGTCGAAGACCGAAACGCACACCGTCGACGCGATAGAGTACGAGAGCGAGACACCCCTGCGGATGCAGGCCGACTGGTCGGGCACCGAGACGCTCGACTCGGCGGTCACGTGCGCCATCTCGCGGGCGACCGGCGTCTCGGTGACCGAGCTCGCGCCGCTGTACGAGTACATGGACCCCGACGCGCTCCACGAGTTCGTCGCGTCGATGCGCGACCGGGAGACCCAGACCTCCATCACCTTCCAGTACGAGGGCCACGACGTGACGGTCCGCGCGGACGGTGAAATCTTGGTGTGGCCTGCGCGGTGA
- a CDS encoding replication factor C large subunit — MTDWTEKYRPSSLSELRGNNKARDALKEWAQTWDDHKDAAILHGSPGVGKTSAAHALANDMEWPTIELNASDQRTSSVVEKVAGEAAKSGTLTGGGDGRRLVIMDEADNLHGNVDRGGSKAITEVVKEAGQPMVLIANEFYDMSNTLRNACEEIEFRDVQARSIVPALRHICKQEGIEYEKDALRAIADKNDGDLRSAVNDLQAIAETEERLTAEDVEVTGDRDRSSGIFDFLDALFKEEDARSAIRESYDVDETPDDMLNWVEDNVPKDYEGAELATAYDFLSNADKWLGRVQASQDYSYWRYAGDNIAGGVAAARQGDKGGWTRYGPPSYWRKLGSSRGNRNKRDYVARKIAETDGVSMSTARREILPFLAAMTHHCKNRELTIAMTAKYDLDAEHVSFVTGSGEDTNKVQNIVESAEELREEAAVEHSGGAFEGSHGSQSDAADSSAASDGTNSESAGETDDSEGEASGDSGDADDNQAGLTDF, encoded by the coding sequence ATGACCGACTGGACCGAGAAATATCGGCCCTCTTCTCTCTCCGAACTCCGCGGGAACAACAAGGCCCGCGACGCGCTGAAGGAGTGGGCCCAGACGTGGGACGACCACAAGGACGCCGCCATCCTCCACGGGAGCCCCGGCGTGGGCAAGACCTCGGCGGCCCACGCGCTGGCCAACGACATGGAGTGGCCGACCATCGAGTTGAACGCCAGCGACCAGCGCACCTCCTCGGTGGTCGAGAAGGTCGCGGGCGAGGCCGCCAAGTCCGGCACGCTGACCGGGGGCGGCGACGGCCGCCGACTCGTCATCATGGACGAGGCCGACAACCTCCACGGGAACGTCGATAGGGGCGGCTCGAAGGCCATCACCGAGGTCGTCAAGGAGGCCGGACAACCGATGGTCCTTATCGCCAACGAGTTCTACGACATGTCGAACACGCTCCGGAACGCCTGCGAGGAGATCGAGTTCCGGGACGTGCAGGCCCGCTCCATCGTGCCCGCACTCCGCCACATCTGCAAGCAGGAGGGCATCGAGTACGAGAAAGACGCACTCCGAGCCATCGCCGACAAGAACGACGGCGACCTGCGCTCGGCGGTCAACGACCTGCAAGCCATCGCCGAGACCGAGGAGCGACTCACCGCCGAGGACGTGGAGGTCACGGGCGATCGCGACCGGTCGAGCGGCATCTTCGACTTCCTCGACGCGTTGTTCAAGGAGGAAGACGCCCGGAGCGCGATTCGGGAGTCCTACGACGTGGACGAGACGCCCGACGACATGCTGAACTGGGTCGAGGACAACGTGCCGAAAGACTACGAGGGAGCGGAACTGGCCACCGCCTACGACTTCCTCTCGAACGCCGACAAGTGGCTCGGCCGCGTCCAAGCGTCGCAGGACTACTCCTACTGGCGCTACGCGGGCGACAACATCGCAGGCGGGGTCGCGGCGGCCCGGCAGGGCGACAAGGGCGGGTGGACGCGCTACGGCCCGCCGAGCTACTGGCGGAAGCTGGGGAGTTCCCGCGGGAACCGCAACAAGCGCGACTACGTGGCCCGGAAGATAGCCGAGACCGACGGCGTGAGCATGTCCACCGCGCGCCGCGAGATTCTGCCCTTCCTCGCGGCGATGACCCACCACTGCAAGAACCGGGAGCTGACGATAGCCATGACCGCGAAGTACGACCTCGACGCCGAACACGTCTCGTTCGTCACCGGGTCGGGCGAGGACACCAACAAGGTGCAAAATATCGTGGAGTCGGCCGAAGAGTTGCGGGAGGAGGCGGCCGTGGAACACTCCGGGGGCGCGTTCGAGGGGAGTCACGGGTCCCAGTCCGACGCCGCCGACTCGTCGGCGGCGTCGGACGGAACCAATTCGGAGTCGGCGGGGGAGACCGACGACTCGGAGGGCGAAGCCAGCGGGGATTCGGGCGACGCCGACGACAACCAAGCCGGCCTGACCGACTTCTGA
- a CDS encoding GNAT family N-acetyltransferase, with the protein MLPERIETDRLELTALTPENVDVLAYYDICSGNAGDDIDAVTEHLPWEPHDTPKETKEFLDRLADQRAAGENAEFLVRPKGGDEGPDDDRIAGTVGLAPHWDRRTGELGIWLREPFWGRGYYDEAFAELARVAFERLDLDAVEIVHRHGNANSRRATEKFVERFGGRHEGRLRNYWTGPGGPADAHRYTVARDEYGANAEADR; encoded by the coding sequence ATGCTTCCGGAGCGCATCGAGACCGACCGGTTGGAACTGACGGCGTTGACGCCCGAGAACGTGGACGTGCTGGCCTACTACGACATCTGCTCCGGGAACGCTGGCGACGACATCGACGCCGTGACCGAACACCTGCCGTGGGAGCCACACGACACGCCGAAGGAGACCAAGGAGTTCCTCGACCGACTCGCCGACCAGCGTGCGGCGGGCGAGAACGCCGAGTTTCTGGTTCGGCCGAAGGGCGGCGACGAGGGCCCGGACGACGACCGCATCGCCGGCACGGTCGGTCTCGCCCCTCACTGGGACCGCCGGACCGGCGAACTCGGCATCTGGCTCCGCGAACCGTTCTGGGGCCGGGGCTACTACGACGAGGCGTTCGCGGAACTGGCTCGGGTCGCGTTCGAGCGCCTCGACCTCGACGCGGTGGAAATCGTCCACCGCCACGGCAACGCCAACTCCCGACGCGCGACCGAGAAGTTCGTGGAGCGGTTCGGCGGTCGCCACGAGGGTCGCCTGCGCAACTACTGGACCGGGCCGGGCGGCCCTGCCGACGCCCATCGGTACACCGTCGCGCGCGACGAATACGGCGCGAACGCGGAGGCCGACCGATGA
- a CDS encoding GNAT family N-acetyltransferase, which produces MSERDLFPETIETDRLLLERLCHENVETLAFYDCFAAGVADEEVFEYVPEDPWQTPKEAHDRIIDAEERWREGRGAEYVVRPKDGEPRAGEIAGTTSLFCKWERRTGQLGLILRKPFWGRGYSGERAAALMEVAFDRLDLELATAGYNEGNEKSRRAIEKYVERFGGQYDGVLRNWVPMGDEIDDLHRYTVSREQWVEATKGD; this is translated from the coding sequence ATGAGCGAGCGCGACCTCTTCCCCGAAACCATCGAGACCGACCGGCTCCTGCTGGAGCGACTCTGTCACGAGAACGTCGAGACGCTCGCGTTCTACGACTGCTTCGCGGCGGGCGTCGCCGACGAGGAGGTCTTCGAGTACGTCCCCGAGGACCCGTGGCAGACGCCGAAGGAGGCCCACGACCGCATCATCGACGCCGAGGAGCGGTGGCGAGAAGGTCGCGGTGCCGAGTACGTCGTCCGACCGAAGGACGGCGAACCGCGCGCCGGGGAAATCGCAGGGACGACCAGCCTCTTCTGTAAATGGGAGCGCCGGACCGGACAGTTGGGCCTGATTCTCCGCAAGCCCTTCTGGGGCCGGGGCTACTCCGGCGAGCGCGCCGCCGCCCTGATGGAAGTGGCGTTCGACCGCCTCGACCTCGAACTCGCGACCGCGGGCTACAACGAGGGCAACGAGAAGTCCCGGCGAGCCATCGAGAAGTACGTCGAGCGATTCGGCGGTCAGTACGACGGCGTCCTCCGAAACTGGGTGCCGATGGGCGACGAGATTGACGACCTACACCGCTACACCGTCTCGCGCGAGCAGTGGGTCGAAGCGACGAAGGGGGACTGA
- a CDS encoding DUF7385 family protein, with the protein MPERFDVHDHRHALKLHKDTGQTQLWENKKGLDCPACDEPFADLLISEKRHNSFGPPDGRFCVVREEGRILVFTH; encoded by the coding sequence ATGCCCGAGCGTTTCGACGTCCACGACCACCGCCACGCGCTGAAACTGCACAAGGACACCGGTCAGACCCAACTCTGGGAGAACAAGAAGGGACTCGACTGCCCGGCCTGCGACGAGCCGTTCGCGGACCTCCTGATTTCCGAGAAGCGTCACAACAGCTTCGGCCCGCCCGACGGTCGGTTCTGCGTCGTCCGCGAGGAGGGTCGAATTCTGGTGTTCACGCACTGA
- a CDS encoding metal-dependent hydrolase family protein, protein MILRDARVVDGTGDVRDDAALRFDPESGRVEAVGDADPRENEPTYDLGGRTIVPGIVDAHVHFSLSGEASVADVVSMSDAELMLTEAVNARETLEAGVTGVRAMGARDLDVVLAERIDRGDMPGPRMVANCRSITITGGHGHHLGREVDGPTECRRAVREQVKRGAEFIKFMATGGVTTPGTDPNVPAFTQEEMDALVDEAHRRGVHVAAHAHGAAGAQAAIRAGVDTIEHGTFLDEATIDLFVAEDVVLVPTLSAPYRIVRNADHATDESLQKTNDVYERHIESFSAAVEAGVEIVGGTDAGTPFNYHGANATEISFMAEYGMDPHDALVAMTGRAAEVVGLDDAGTLEADSFADFLVLDDDPFEDLSTLREPETVVKGGDVVAGTPFDRLEA, encoded by the coding sequence ATGATTCTGCGTGACGCCCGAGTCGTGGACGGCACCGGCGACGTCCGAGACGACGCCGCACTCCGGTTCGACCCCGAATCGGGACGCGTCGAAGCGGTCGGCGACGCCGACCCCAGAGAGAACGAACCGACCTACGACCTCGGCGGGAGGACGATAGTTCCGGGCATCGTGGACGCGCACGTCCACTTCTCGCTCTCCGGCGAGGCCAGCGTCGCCGACGTGGTGTCGATGAGCGACGCCGAACTGATGCTGACCGAGGCGGTTAACGCTCGCGAGACGCTCGAAGCCGGGGTCACGGGCGTCCGAGCGATGGGTGCCCGAGACCTCGACGTGGTGCTGGCCGAGCGCATCGACCGCGGCGACATGCCCGGCCCGCGGATGGTCGCCAACTGCCGGTCTATCACCATCACCGGGGGCCACGGCCACCATCTCGGCCGGGAGGTAGACGGCCCGACGGAGTGCCGGAGGGCGGTCCGCGAGCAGGTCAAGCGGGGCGCGGAGTTCATCAAATTCATGGCGACCGGCGGGGTCACGACGCCCGGCACTGACCCGAACGTGCCCGCCTTCACGCAGGAGGAGATGGACGCCTTGGTGGACGAGGCCCACCGCCGCGGCGTCCACGTCGCGGCCCACGCCCACGGCGCGGCGGGCGCGCAGGCGGCCATCCGCGCGGGCGTGGACACCATCGAACACGGCACGTTCCTCGACGAGGCGACCATCGACCTGTTCGTCGCCGAGGACGTGGTGCTGGTGCCGACGCTCTCGGCCCCGTACCGCATCGTGCGCAACGCCGACCACGCCACCGACGAGTCGCTCCAGAAGACCAACGACGTCTACGAGCGCCACATCGAGTCGTTCTCCGCGGCGGTCGAGGCCGGCGTCGAAATCGTCGGCGGCACCGACGCGGGCACGCCGTTCAACTACCACGGCGCGAACGCCACCGAAATCTCGTTCATGGCCGAGTACGGGATGGACCCCCACGACGCGCTCGTGGCGATGACCGGCCGCGCGGCCGAGGTCGTCGGACTGGACGACGCGGGCACGCTCGAAGCCGACTCGTTCGCCGACTTCCTCGTGCTGGACGACGACCCCTTCGAGGACCTCTCGACGCTCCGCGAGCCCGAGACGGTCGTCAAGGGCGGCGACGTCGTCGCGGGGACGCCGTTCGACCGACTCGAAGCGTAG
- the tnpC gene encoding IS66 family transposase, producing the protein MTGDDLTKDELLSRFLQLEQRVEELEQENKRKDEKIDQLQEQLDQKDERIEELETRLRKYENPHTPPSKRRSATDESPTAQDDEDDDVRTDGGTPGRNEGHDPEWRTVADPDEVVEVTCECCPECGEHFDESAGVSPRLVEEIPDPQPPEITQYNRHHYGCDSCGTQTVASHPDCPGEGQFGVNVIAQAALSRYDHRLPYRKIADRFDQLHGLELSGASAWHATERAARAGRCEYEQIRRQIQEAEIVHVDETGIKRDGDQAWIWTFRTDEHTLYAVRESRGSDVPAEVLGEDFAGTIVCDGWTAYPAFSSTLQRCWAHILREAEDAAEDYEDAKPIYRTLRQMYVGLQAWLETDPSTRERAQMHRSSQNGLRSLAERSVADEPVATLLGKIEGGIDHWLTFVGEPAVSPTNNAAENALREPVVLRKIIGTLRNDRGMFVHETLLSLLATWRQQGRNPYEELKRVVKSNEMVSRTHAVPAVEPSG; encoded by the coding sequence GTGACCGGTGACGATCTCACCAAAGACGAGCTGCTCTCTCGGTTTCTCCAGCTTGAGCAACGAGTCGAAGAGCTCGAGCAGGAGAACAAGCGGAAGGATGAGAAAATCGACCAACTGCAAGAGCAACTTGACCAGAAGGACGAGCGGATAGAGGAGCTCGAAACACGCCTTCGCAAGTACGAGAATCCACACACGCCGCCGAGCAAGCGACGGTCGGCGACCGACGAGTCGCCGACCGCGCAAGACGACGAGGACGATGATGTCCGAACTGACGGCGGAACGCCAGGCCGGAACGAAGGACACGACCCAGAGTGGCGGACAGTAGCTGACCCAGACGAGGTCGTCGAGGTCACCTGTGAGTGCTGTCCCGAGTGTGGCGAACACTTCGACGAGTCGGCGGGCGTCAGCCCCCGACTCGTCGAGGAGATTCCTGATCCACAGCCGCCCGAAATCACCCAGTACAACCGCCACCACTACGGGTGTGACTCCTGTGGAACACAGACCGTTGCCTCTCACCCCGACTGCCCCGGTGAGGGGCAGTTCGGGGTGAACGTCATCGCCCAAGCCGCGCTGTCCCGGTACGATCATCGACTCCCCTACCGGAAAATCGCTGATCGTTTCGACCAACTGCACGGATTGGAACTCTCGGGCGCGTCTGCGTGGCACGCGACCGAGCGCGCTGCGCGCGCCGGTCGCTGTGAGTACGAGCAGATTCGCAGACAGATTCAGGAGGCTGAGATCGTCCACGTTGATGAAACCGGCATCAAGCGTGACGGTGACCAAGCGTGGATCTGGACGTTTCGGACAGACGAGCACACGCTGTATGCCGTCAGAGAGAGTCGTGGGAGTGATGTTCCCGCGGAAGTCCTCGGCGAGGACTTCGCGGGAACGATCGTCTGTGATGGCTGGACGGCGTATCCAGCGTTCAGCAGTACCCTCCAACGGTGCTGGGCACACATTCTCCGCGAAGCTGAAGATGCAGCTGAGGATTACGAGGACGCAAAGCCGATTTACCGGACGCTCAGGCAGATGTACGTCGGTCTCCAGGCCTGGCTGGAGACCGACCCGAGTACGCGTGAGCGCGCACAGATGCACCGATCGAGCCAGAACGGGCTCAGATCGCTCGCTGAGCGATCAGTAGCCGACGAACCAGTGGCAACACTGCTCGGAAAGATCGAAGGCGGGATCGATCACTGGCTCACCTTCGTCGGTGAGCCAGCGGTCTCACCGACGAACAACGCTGCCGAGAACGCGCTTCGTGAGCCAGTCGTTCTTCGGAAAATCATCGGCACGCTCCGCAACGACCGCGGGATGTTCGTTCATGAGACGTTGCTGTCCCTGCTGGCGACGTGGCGCCAGCAGGGACGGAATCCCTACGAGGAACTCAAGCGAGTCGTCAAAAGCAACGAGATGGTTTCCCGAACTCACGCCGTACCTGCCGTTGAGCCTTCGGGGTAA
- a CDS encoding glycosyltransferase translates to MTAPAVSFVVPAKDEAATLPATLASVRDQRTDRDYEVIVVDGDSDDATPAVARRYDATVVSQDEAADGGPDSAARERVGPDIGDARHRGARRAAGDWLAFVDADTAVRPDYLDSMLAFASESDLAAASSRCRVTGPARAKAMEAVINHVFPRLDRPVLPGFNCFVRRDAYFAAGGFPNVPNEDTAFSRELGRERATGYHPDVLVETSGRRIRESGLTGTLYHYLRLDWHRIRSEY, encoded by the coding sequence ATGACCGCTCCCGCCGTCAGCTTCGTCGTCCCCGCGAAAGACGAGGCGGCGACCCTCCCGGCGACGCTGGCGAGCGTCCGCGACCAGCGCACCGACCGCGACTACGAGGTCATCGTCGTGGACGGCGACAGCGACGACGCCACTCCCGCGGTCGCTCGGCGGTACGACGCCACGGTGGTCAGTCAGGACGAAGCGGCCGACGGCGGCCCGGATTCAGCCGCCCGAGAGCGCGTCGGTCCGGACATCGGCGACGCGCGCCACCGCGGGGCGCGCCGGGCCGCGGGCGACTGGCTGGCGTTCGTGGACGCCGACACCGCCGTCCGCCCGGACTACCTCGACTCGATGCTGGCGTTCGCCAGCGAGTCGGACCTCGCGGCGGCCTCCTCGCGGTGTCGCGTCACCGGTCCCGCGCGAGCGAAGGCGATGGAGGCGGTCATCAACCACGTCTTCCCGCGTCTCGACCGGCCGGTTCTGCCGGGGTTCAACTGCTTCGTCCGCCGCGATGCGTACTTCGCGGCGGGCGGGTTCCCGAACGTGCCCAACGAGGACACCGCGTTCAGCCGCGAGTTGGGCCGCGAGCGCGCGACGGGGTATCATCCGGACGTGCTGGTCGAGACCTCCGGGCGGCGGATTCGGGAGTCGGGACTGACGGGCACGCTGTATCACTACTTGCGACTCGACTGGCACCGAATTCGGAGCGAGTACTGA
- a CDS encoding transcription elongation protein SprT, translating into MREGFDGPPTTAMPDTRQLAPDADPDKSPTVRALAHAGTHEELILGSRAYCREATREYDLDVEFSRLDWEVSTRAKRRAAAVKRPKIPEVEVGDPVDWHAAAERAGTDPETLRTCTLSLTWRAFESFDVGEWTSTLRHELVHVEQFQRYGTTDHGEAFRERAATVDATVRCPPFADPKYVLTCADCGAVVGRRYRECKLVRNHEQYRSSCCSASVRCSEPESD; encoded by the coding sequence ATGAGGGAGGGGTTCGACGGACCACCAACGACCGCCATGCCCGACACCCGCCAGCTCGCGCCCGACGCCGACCCCGACAAGTCGCCGACGGTCCGGGCGCTGGCCCACGCCGGAACCCACGAGGAGCTGATTCTGGGGTCGCGCGCCTACTGCCGGGAGGCGACCCGCGAGTACGACCTCGACGTGGAGTTTTCGCGCCTCGACTGGGAAGTCTCGACCCGCGCGAAGCGCCGCGCCGCCGCGGTCAAGCGCCCGAAGATTCCCGAGGTGGAAGTCGGCGACCCGGTGGACTGGCACGCCGCGGCCGAGCGCGCGGGGACCGACCCTGAGACCCTCCGGACCTGCACGCTGTCGCTGACGTGGCGCGCGTTCGAGTCGTTCGACGTGGGCGAGTGGACTTCGACGCTCCGCCACGAACTCGTCCACGTCGAGCAGTTCCAGCGCTACGGCACGACCGACCACGGCGAGGCGTTCCGCGAGCGCGCCGCCACGGTGGACGCGACGGTGCGGTGCCCGCCGTTCGCGGACCCGAAGTACGTCCTGACCTGTGCGGACTGCGGGGCCGTGGTGGGACGCCGGTACCGCGAGTGTAAACTGGTCCGGAACCACGAGCAGTACCGGTCGTCGTGCTGTAGCGCGTCGGTGCGGTGTTCGGAGCCGGAGTCGGACTGA